The following proteins come from a genomic window of Diorhabda carinulata isolate Delta chromosome X, icDioCari1.1, whole genome shotgun sequence:
- the LOC130902115 gene encoding tigger transposable element-derived protein 1-like → MPNKTFISKSEKSAPGFKATKDRVTLLQCSNASGVIKPLMLYRSFNPRALKNQNKDNLPVFWRANKKAWVTSAIFCDWFRKCFVSEVEKQNLEFKALLLLGNSPGHPRELETMHPNIKVSFLLPNTTALLQPMDKGIMQAFKLYYIRIILDNMECNPDMNVMECWNNFDIAKCIVNTKESLEKLKPCWKKLWPALTAENDEESVQ, encoded by the coding sequence ATGCCAAACAAAACATTCATTTCTAAAAGCGAAAAGTCTGCTCCTGGTTTTAAGGCAACAAAGGATAGAGTTACACTGCTGCAATGTTCGAATGCATCTGGTGTCATTAAGCCACTGATGCTTTACAGATCGTTTAATCCTCGGgctttaaaaaatcaaaacaaggaCAACCTGCCAGTGTTTTGGCGTGCTAATAAGAAAGCATGGGTTACAAGCGCTATTTTTTGTGACTGGTTCCGGAAGTGTTTTGTTTCTGAAGTTGAAAAACAGAATTTAGAGTTTAAAGCACTTCTACTTTTGGGCAATTCACCAGGTCATCCTCGCGAACTTGAAACTATGCATCCAAATATAAAAGTGTCATTTTTACTTCCCAACACGACGGCTTTGCTTCAACCTATGGACAAAGGAATAATGCAGGCCTTTAAGCTCTATTACATCAGAATCATATTGGATAATATGGAATGTAATCCTGATATGAATGTTATGGAATGCTGGAATAACTTTGACATTGCAAAATGCATCGTAAACACGAAAGAATCATTGGAAAAACTGAAGCCATGCTGGAAAAAACTGTGGCCTGCTCTGACTGCGGAAAATGATGAAGAATCTGTGCAATGA